The Caulifigura coniformis genome includes a region encoding these proteins:
- a CDS encoding 1-deoxy-D-xylulose-5-phosphate reductoisomerase, which yields MKRISVLGSTGSIGTSCCEVVGAHASSMQIVALATRSRWEDMAAQCWRFRPQLAAIADLALKSQIPAGVFPPETEVAFGPEAVIRAAALPEADVVVSGIVGAAGLHGTWAAVEAGKRVAVANKETLVVAGPLVMDLAKKTGAEIIPVDSEHGAIFQTLACGRREDLLRIILTASGGPFRAWPLEKLATVTPKEALAHPTWQMGPKITIDSATMMNKALEVIEARWLFDTNASQIAVVVHPQSIIHSLVEFVDGSVIAQMSPPDMKLPIQYAITYPHRATGVSPRLDFTAGFSLDFQPPDLERFPALELGFEVARRGGTSGAVLNAANEVAVARFLAGNLSFQQIARACREVLESHHFNPSPSLDELLKLDAWAREETERWTTC from the coding sequence ATGAAACGGATTTCCGTCCTCGGATCGACCGGATCGATCGGTACCAGCTGCTGCGAAGTCGTCGGGGCACACGCCTCGTCGATGCAGATCGTTGCGCTGGCCACACGCAGCCGGTGGGAGGACATGGCCGCCCAATGCTGGCGTTTCCGGCCGCAACTGGCGGCCATCGCGGACCTGGCCCTCAAATCGCAGATCCCGGCCGGTGTCTTTCCGCCGGAAACCGAGGTCGCTTTCGGTCCTGAAGCGGTCATCAGGGCGGCCGCGCTCCCCGAAGCGGACGTCGTCGTTTCGGGAATCGTGGGTGCTGCGGGGCTGCACGGGACCTGGGCCGCGGTGGAAGCCGGCAAGCGGGTCGCTGTCGCCAACAAGGAAACACTGGTCGTCGCGGGTCCGCTGGTGATGGACCTTGCTAAGAAAACCGGGGCCGAAATCATCCCGGTCGACAGCGAGCACGGCGCCATCTTCCAGACGCTGGCCTGCGGCCGTCGTGAAGACCTTCTGCGAATCATCCTGACCGCCAGTGGAGGGCCGTTCCGGGCGTGGCCGCTCGAGAAACTGGCGACGGTCACTCCCAAAGAGGCCCTCGCCCACCCCACCTGGCAGATGGGCCCCAAGATCACCATCGATTCGGCCACGATGATGAACAAGGCACTCGAAGTGATCGAGGCCCGCTGGCTGTTCGACACCAACGCCTCGCAGATCGCGGTCGTCGTCCATCCCCAGTCGATCATCCATTCGCTGGTCGAGTTCGTGGACGGATCGGTCATCGCGCAGATGTCCCCGCCGGACATGAAACTGCCGATCCAGTATGCAATTACGTATCCCCACCGGGCGACCGGGGTCTCCCCCCGTCTCGATTTCACGGCCGGATTTTCGCTAGACTTCCAGCCGCCTGATCTCGAACGATTCCCAGCGCTGGAACTGGGTTTCGAAGTGGCTCGTCGCGGCGGCACTTCCGGAGCGGTACTCAATGCCGCCAATGAAGTTGCTGTCGCACGATTCCTCGCGGGCAACCTATCCTTTCAGCAGATTGCTCGCGCCTGCCGCGAGGTTCTGGAAAGTCATCATTTCAACCCCTCGCCGTCATTGGACGAGCTCCTCAAGCTCGACGCCTGGGCCAGGGAGGAGACGGAGCGTTGGACAACCTGTTAG
- the rseP gene encoding RIP metalloprotease RseP translates to MDNLLAAIPYLDRITNIATVAIGLGLVIFFHELGHFAVAKWCNVMVERFSIGFGPVLWRKKWGETEYALSAIPFGGYVKMLGQDDIDPGQMADEQVAADPRSYTAKSVPQRMAIISAGVTMNIITGILFFAFAFHSGIEALDREVGFVKVGMPAWEHGVREGDVITSMNGRKVEEFQDILRQTALSRGNIEIVGKHADGTAYHETFSPDRSGIRRRIGTGYQYSLRVAPVRDPEKTPVTIPGSPASQAAFLPGDLIVEVDGVPVQNFMALKDVLAAKRKDTLKFTVERKEKDQSDKTSRVELTVAPEPFRQIGLRMSIGRITDLRIKSPAVTAGLELNDLITHVDGREVGRDLDPMRLPEYFEERAGQEVKVTITKEVKGSEPQSREVTLVPEKAIAWSGPRDEKDPLEIQAIGAAVDVLPNIVQINPEGPAANLGIQPGDSIVSLEIPADPDQKGSEPRQMSVAEVGWPYAYSVIQDTPRLKKLTLNVRSSGSTDPRPVVVELKDSTEWFQASTRGLLLGAMVRELKAESFVDAMEMSFRHTRNSVLDIYLTLRNLVSGDLSIRSLHGPIGIAKAASVVAEEGFADFLMFLGLISINLAVINFLPIPVLDGGHMVFLLWEAIARRKPSERVLVTATYIGFAFVVGLMFTVIWVDLFADKK, encoded by the coding sequence TTGGACAACCTGTTAGCGGCCATTCCCTACCTGGACCGCATCACGAATATCGCGACCGTGGCCATCGGACTGGGCCTCGTCATCTTCTTCCACGAACTCGGGCATTTCGCGGTCGCCAAGTGGTGCAACGTGATGGTCGAACGCTTCAGCATCGGGTTCGGCCCGGTGCTCTGGCGCAAGAAATGGGGCGAAACCGAATACGCCCTGTCGGCCATTCCGTTCGGCGGATACGTCAAAATGCTCGGCCAGGACGACATCGATCCGGGCCAGATGGCCGATGAGCAGGTCGCGGCCGATCCCCGTTCCTACACGGCGAAGTCCGTGCCGCAGCGAATGGCGATCATCTCGGCCGGCGTGACGATGAACATCATCACCGGCATCCTGTTCTTCGCGTTTGCGTTCCACTCCGGGATCGAAGCGCTCGACCGAGAGGTCGGGTTCGTGAAGGTCGGCATGCCGGCCTGGGAGCACGGGGTCCGCGAAGGCGATGTCATCACGTCGATGAACGGCCGCAAGGTCGAAGAATTCCAGGACATCCTGCGGCAGACCGCCCTTTCCCGCGGCAACATCGAGATCGTCGGAAAACATGCCGACGGAACCGCCTACCACGAAACGTTCTCCCCCGATCGCTCCGGAATTCGCCGCCGGATCGGCACGGGCTACCAGTACAGCCTCCGCGTCGCCCCGGTTCGCGACCCGGAAAAGACGCCGGTCACGATTCCCGGCAGCCCGGCCTCGCAGGCAGCCTTCCTTCCCGGCGACCTGATCGTCGAAGTAGACGGCGTGCCGGTGCAGAACTTCATGGCGTTGAAGGACGTGCTCGCCGCAAAACGGAAGGACACGCTGAAGTTCACCGTCGAGCGCAAGGAGAAAGACCAGTCGGACAAGACGTCCCGCGTGGAGCTGACCGTCGCGCCGGAGCCGTTCCGGCAGATTGGTTTGCGGATGTCGATCGGACGGATCACGGATCTGCGAATCAAGTCGCCCGCAGTCACCGCCGGGCTCGAGCTGAACGACCTGATCACGCACGTCGACGGCCGCGAAGTGGGCCGCGACCTCGATCCGATGCGGCTGCCGGAATACTTCGAGGAGCGTGCCGGCCAGGAAGTGAAAGTCACGATCACGAAGGAAGTCAAAGGGAGCGAACCGCAGAGCCGTGAAGTGACGCTCGTTCCCGAAAAGGCGATCGCCTGGTCGGGCCCGCGGGACGAAAAGGATCCCCTGGAAATCCAGGCGATCGGCGCCGCAGTCGACGTCCTCCCCAACATCGTGCAGATCAATCCCGAAGGCCCTGCGGCCAACCTCGGCATTCAACCCGGCGACAGCATCGTGTCGCTCGAGATTCCTGCCGATCCCGACCAGAAGGGCTCCGAGCCTCGGCAGATGTCGGTCGCGGAAGTCGGTTGGCCGTATGCCTACTCGGTGATCCAGGATACGCCCCGGCTGAAGAAGCTGACACTCAACGTCCGCAGCTCAGGTTCGACCGATCCGCGTCCGGTCGTCGTTGAACTGAAAGACTCGACCGAGTGGTTCCAGGCATCGACGCGCGGCCTGCTCCTGGGAGCAATGGTTCGCGAACTGAAGGCCGAATCCTTCGTCGACGCGATGGAAATGAGCTTCCGCCACACCCGGAACTCGGTTCTCGATATCTACCTGACGCTTCGGAACCTGGTTTCGGGCGACCTTTCGATCCGCAGCCTGCACGGGCCGATCGGCATCGCCAAGGCGGCGTCCGTCGTCGCGGAAGAAGGCTTCGCCGACTTCCTGATGTTCCTGGGGCTGATCAGCATCAACCTGGCCGTCATCAACTTCCTGCCGATTCCGGTGCTGGACGGCGGACATATGGTCTTCCTGCTGTGGGAAGCGATTGCCCGTCGCAAGCCGAGCGAGCGGGTGCTCGTAACGGCCACCTACATCGGCTTCGCCTTCGTGGTCGGCCTGATGTTCACGGTGATCTGGGTCGACCTGTTCGCCGACAAGAAGTAA
- a CDS encoding RNA polymerase sigma factor encodes MPRSPDDIRNELLVVRCRRNDPAAWDELVKTFNDRLFYFVRRLVNGEDQALVVMQETWVQVLRSLRHLQSADRLTTWLYTIARRMVMNHYRREFAELDLAGDPSADVVDDGNDPITDLENAEWIHFGLDRIGLAEREVLTLFFLEDFSIAQTADVLGVPEGTVKSRLARARAELRQVLQRERQARTGGRS; translated from the coding sequence ATGCCCCGCTCGCCCGACGATATCCGCAACGAACTGCTCGTCGTGCGGTGTCGTCGAAACGACCCGGCCGCGTGGGACGAACTCGTGAAAACGTTCAACGACCGGCTGTTCTATTTCGTTCGCCGGCTGGTGAACGGTGAGGACCAGGCCCTGGTGGTGATGCAGGAGACCTGGGTGCAGGTGCTGCGGAGCCTCCGGCATCTGCAGTCGGCCGATCGGCTGACGACGTGGCTGTACACGATCGCGCGGCGAATGGTGATGAACCACTACCGTCGAGAGTTCGCCGAGTTGGACCTCGCCGGCGATCCGTCGGCCGACGTCGTGGACGACGGAAACGATCCGATCACCGACCTGGAGAACGCCGAGTGGATTCATTTCGGCCTGGACCGGATCGGCCTGGCCGAGCGCGAAGTGCTCACGCTGTTCTTCCTCGAAGACTTCTCGATTGCACAGACCGCGGACGTTCTGGGAGTCCCTGAAGGAACGGTGAAGTCGCGATTGGCGCGGGCCCGTGCGGAACTTCGCCAGGTGCTTCAGCGGGAACGACAGGCGCGGACGGGAGGGCGTTCATGA